From Mytilus edulis chromosome 9, xbMytEdul2.2, whole genome shotgun sequence, the proteins below share one genomic window:
- the LOC139489445 gene encoding spermatogenesis-associated protein 20-like isoform X1: MNKFLILTQLYRRGINFQTFTRMASSDKGKFRNRLANEKSPYLLQHASNPVNWYPWGKEAFTKAQEENKPIFLSVGYSTCHWCHVMERESFENEEVGKILNDDFVCIKVDREERPDVDKVYMTFVQATHGSGGWPMSVWLTPDLKPIVGGTYFPPDDRYYGRPGFKSILKKIAQQWEEKRELIDHQGTAILDALMNGTLLAGSADLGRPGRESVSKCYQMLQKSYDEELGGFGKAPKFPQPVNFNFLFHLYATEPNSEVGKMALEMSLQTLRFMARGGINDHVSKGFHRYSTDTMWHVPHFEKMLYDQGQLLVAYATAYQITKDETFADVARDIVEYVTRDLQSPEGGFYSAEDADSYPVDDTSEKKEGAFCVWTYEEIQSLLKEPVEDKPDIKMADIFCFHYDIKEDGNVDPMQDPHDELKNENVLIVKGSVGQTAEKFTIGVDKTKQILEQCRQILYEVRLKRPKPHLDTKILSAWNGLVISGLAKAGSVLPNKDFVAKAENAASFIQKYLYKADDNVLLRSCYTEGKDVVQGQTVIQGFVDDYTFMIRGLLDLYEASFNDKWLSWAESLQQKQDELFWDTEDGGYFNSVGNDSSLVLRLKEDQDGAEPCSNSVAVSNLLRLSNFIDKPEYIEKANKILTVFNERLMKIPLAVPEMVSGLLFSLSTTKQIILVGDPGSEDLTALMDCVNSHFIPNKVLIKSDGQNDSFLKSKLDILQTLTKKDGKATAYVCENYTCSLPVTSTEQLLKLIS; this comes from the exons ATGAATAAGTTTTTAATACTTACACAGTTATATAG GAGAGGGATTAATTTCCAAACCTTCACCAGAATGGCGTCTTCTGATAAAGGAAAGTTCAGAAATCGTCTTGCAAATGAGAAATCTCCTTACTTGTTACAACATGCTTCTAATCCTGTTAACTG gTATCCTTGGGGAAAAGAAGCTTTTACCAAAGCCCAAGAAGAAAACAAACCAATATTTTTATCAGTTGGTTACTCTACATGTCATTGGTGCCATGTTATGGAAAGAGAATCATTTGAGAATGAAGAAGTGGGCAAGATTCTCAATGatgattttgtttgtataaaGGTGGACAGAGAAGAAAGACCAGATGTTGATAAAGTCTACATGACATTTGTACAG GCCACACATGGAAGTGGAGGATGGCCCATGAGTGTTTGGTTGACACCAGACTTGAAGCCTATTGTTGGAGGAACATACTTCCCTCCTGATGATAGATATTATGGCAGACCAGGGTTTAAGAGTATTCTGAAAAAGATTGCACAGCAG TGGGAGGAGAAGAGAGAGCTGATAGACCATCAAGGAACAGCTATATTGGATGCATTAATGAATGGTACATTGTTAGCAGGGTCAGCTGACCTAGGACGTCCTGGCAGAGAAAGTGTCTCTAAATGTTATCAAATGTTACAAAAGTCTTATGATGAAGAATTAGGAGGGTTTGGTAAAGCACCAAAATTTCCCCAGCCag tgAATTTTAATTTCCTGTTCCATTTGTATGCCACAGAACCTAATAGTGAAGTTGGTAAGATGGCATTAGAGATGAGTCTGCAGACACTCAGGTTTATGGCTAGAGGAGGAATTAATGATCATGTTTCTAAA GGCTTTCATAGATACTCTACAGACACAATGTGGCATGTGCCACACTTTGagaaaatgttgtatgatcaaGGACAGTTGTTGGTGGCTTATGCCACAGCCTATCAG ATAACTAAAGATGAAACGTTTGCTGATGTTGCCAGAGATATAGTGGAATATGTGACTAGAGATTTACAAAGTCCT GAAGGTGGGTTTTATAGTGCAGAAGATGCTGATTCCTACCCAGTAGATGACACTTCAGAGAAAAAAGAAGGTGCCTTCTGTGTTTGGACCTATGAGGAGATACAGTCTCTTCTGAAGGAACCAGTAGAAGATAAACCAGACATTAAAATGgctgacatattttgttttcattacgATATTAAAGAGGATGGGAATGTTGATCCAATGCAG GATCCACATGATGAATTGAAGAATGAGAATGTTTTGATTGTTAAAGGTTCTGTAGGACAGACTGCAGAGAAATTTACTATTGGAGTTGATAAGACCAAACAGATATTAGAGCAATGTCGTCAAATTCTATATGAAGTCAGACTGAAGCGACCCAAACCACATCTTGATACTAAGATCTTATCTGCATGGAATG gATTAGTAATATCTGGTTTAGCAAAGGCAGGGTCTGTTTTGCCTAACAAAGATTTCGTGGCCAAAGCAGAAAATGCTGCCTCTTTTATACAGAAATACTTATACAAAGCAGATGATAATGTCTTATTACGTAGCTGTTACACAGAAGGGAAGGATGTTGTCCAAGG ACAGACAGTGATACAAGGTTTTGTAGATGACTACACATTTATGATCCGAGGTCTGTTGGATTTATATGAAGCCAGTTTTAATGACAAGTGGCTATCCTGGGCAGAGTCACTTCAGCAGAAACAAGACGAGTTATTCTGGGATACAGAAGATGGAGGATACTTTAACAGTGTTGGTAATGATTCCTCCCTTGTACTCAGACTTAAAGAAG ATCAAGATGGCGCTGAACCTTGTTCAAACTCAGTAGCTGTGAGTAACTTACTCAGACTTTCAAACTTCATTGATAAACCAGAATACATAGAGAAAGCGAATAAGATATTGACTGTGTTTAATGAACGTTTGATGAAGATTCCTCTTGCTGTACCAGAGATGGTTTCTGGACTTCTGTTTTCTCTGTCAACAACAAAACAG ataatCCTTGTTGGTGACCCTGGTTCTGAAGATCTGACAGCCCTGATGGACTGTGTGAACAGTCATTTTATTCCTAACAAAGTACTGATAAAAAGTGATGGACAAAATGATagttttctaaaatcaaaattaGACATTCTACAAACACTAACTAAAAAAGATGGTAAAGCTACAGCGTATGTATGTGAAAATTATACTTGTTCCCTACCAGTGACATCAACAGAGCAATTGTTAAAACTAATCAGCTGA
- the LOC139489446 gene encoding uncharacterized protein: MVNFHCIAEGCSNDSRKKHNAVKYPDMILNGCIVDFHVLPSVIKNPKLRKLWLSQIRREGFNPDPNCHWHALCSRHFIEGRPTKENAVPTLFAYNNYKTGTPRDTKNSTLRPIEQLILTTQPANIVTVSQLPKVPRQKKYIPDIPVISYIEKPSLDHTYCTSTEVSEDVSIEEKCVMLIENSNTLEQKCQRYETDNNQLRKQVKLLQVELHATKEENKVLNEKFNNTDELLKDKLVEKLTKSNSNVKCFLGLPSISMLFGIFKLLEGHASKMKYWMGPDSSDGKRWQVNNKKKPGASRKLTFFEEFVITLLRLRLGLNTYVLSLLFGVSQSTISRVFTTWISLMAQCLGPLIKWPSKEKIKKHMPLSFRRKYPNTRVIIDATEFYVQRPRNPTAQSKTWSNYKSKNTFKTLVGITPNGAFSFISDLWTGNISDRSITERSGFIDLIEKGDHVMADRGFLIKDLLLSKGATLNMPPFTRPCKHGKGRCLTAKEIKESKSIASLRIHVERSIQRLKSYKFLSGVMPINSLSVANQALKVAGFFCNLMKPLVQKL; this comes from the exons ATGGTGAATTTTCACTGCATAGCGGAGGGTTGCTCCAACGATTCACGAAAGAAACATAATGCTGTAAAGTATCCTGATATGATTTTAAATGGATGTATCGTCGACTTTCATGTACTTCCTTCAGTCATAAagaatcctaaactaaggaagCTCTGGTTGTCTCAGATAAGAAGGGAAGGGTTCAATCCCGACCCAAATTGTCACTGGCATGCACTTTGCTCCCGTCATTTTATTGAAGGAAGACCTACGAAGGAAAATGCAGTCCCAACCCTATTTGCCTACAACAACTACAAAACTGGAACACCAAGAGACACCAAGAACAGTACCTTACGTCCCATTGAACAATTGATATTGACAACACA aCCAGCAAACATTGTTACAGTTTCACAACTGCCAAAAGTACCAAGACAAAAGAAATACATACCAGATATTCCAG TAATTTCCTACATTGAAAAGCCAAGTTTGGACCACACTTATTGCACTAGCACTGAAGTTAGTGAAGATGTCTCCATTGAGGAAAAATGTGTAATGTTAATTGAAAATAGCAACACCTTAGAG caaaaatgtcaaagataTGAGACAGATAATAACCAGCTACGGAAGCAAGTTAAATTGCTACAAGTTGAACTACATGCTACCAAAGaggaaaataaagttttaaatgaGAAGTTTAATAATACAGATGAACTGCTAAAGGACAAACTCGTTGAAAAGTTGACTAAATCAAATAGTAATGTTAAATGTTTTCTTGGACTGCCAAGTATTTCAatgctttttggaatttttaaattattagaaGGACATGCTTCAAAAATGAAATACTGGATGGGTCCTGACTCAAGTGACGGTAAAAGATGGCAagtaaataataagaaaaaaccTGGTGCTTCAAGGAAGTTGACTTTTTTTGAAGAATTTGTTATAACTCTTTTGAGGTTGAGGCTAGGACTAAACACATATGTGTTGTCTCTTTTGTTTGGTGTTTCACAGTCAACAATTAGCAGGGTTTTCACGACTTGGATATCTTTAATGGCACAATGTTTAGGACCACTTATTAAATGGCCATCTAaggaaaagattaaaaaacataTGCCTCTATCATTTCGTAGAAAATATCCTAACACTCGTGTAATCATCGATGCTACTGAATTTTATGTGCAGAGACCAAGAAACCCAACAGCACAGTCAAAAACGTGGTCAAATTACAAGTCAAAGAACACTTTTAAAACGCTTGTAGGTATAACACCAAATGGAGCTTTTTCGTTTATATCTGACTTATGGACTGGTAACATTTCTGATAGGAGCATTACTGAAAGAAGTGGATTCATTGATCTGATTGAAAAGGGGGATCATGTAATGGCTGACAGAGGTTTTTTAATCAAAGACTTATTATTATCAAAAGGTGCCACCTTAAATATGCCACCATTTACCAGACCATGTAAACATGGAAAAGGACGATGTCTTACGGCAAAGGAGATTAAGGAATCAAAATCCATAGCCTCTTTGAGAATACATGTAGAAAGATCAATCCAGAGACTGAAATCTTATAAATTCTTAAGTGGTGTTATGCCAATAAATTCACTTTCTGTTGCTAATCAGGCTCTTAAGGTTGCAGGATTTTTTTGTAACCTGATGAAACCATtagttcaaaagttataa
- the LOC139489445 gene encoding spermatogenesis-associated protein 20-like isoform X2, whose product MASSDKGKFRNRLANEKSPYLLQHASNPVNWYPWGKEAFTKAQEENKPIFLSVGYSTCHWCHVMERESFENEEVGKILNDDFVCIKVDREERPDVDKVYMTFVQATHGSGGWPMSVWLTPDLKPIVGGTYFPPDDRYYGRPGFKSILKKIAQQWEEKRELIDHQGTAILDALMNGTLLAGSADLGRPGRESVSKCYQMLQKSYDEELGGFGKAPKFPQPVNFNFLFHLYATEPNSEVGKMALEMSLQTLRFMARGGINDHVSKGFHRYSTDTMWHVPHFEKMLYDQGQLLVAYATAYQITKDETFADVARDIVEYVTRDLQSPEGGFYSAEDADSYPVDDTSEKKEGAFCVWTYEEIQSLLKEPVEDKPDIKMADIFCFHYDIKEDGNVDPMQDPHDELKNENVLIVKGSVGQTAEKFTIGVDKTKQILEQCRQILYEVRLKRPKPHLDTKILSAWNGLVISGLAKAGSVLPNKDFVAKAENAASFIQKYLYKADDNVLLRSCYTEGKDVVQGQTVIQGFVDDYTFMIRGLLDLYEASFNDKWLSWAESLQQKQDELFWDTEDGGYFNSVGNDSSLVLRLKEDQDGAEPCSNSVAVSNLLRLSNFIDKPEYIEKANKILTVFNERLMKIPLAVPEMVSGLLFSLSTTKQIILVGDPGSEDLTALMDCVNSHFIPNKVLIKSDGQNDSFLKSKLDILQTLTKKDGKATAYVCENYTCSLPVTSTEQLLKLIS is encoded by the exons ATGGCGTCTTCTGATAAAGGAAAGTTCAGAAATCGTCTTGCAAATGAGAAATCTCCTTACTTGTTACAACATGCTTCTAATCCTGTTAACTG gTATCCTTGGGGAAAAGAAGCTTTTACCAAAGCCCAAGAAGAAAACAAACCAATATTTTTATCAGTTGGTTACTCTACATGTCATTGGTGCCATGTTATGGAAAGAGAATCATTTGAGAATGAAGAAGTGGGCAAGATTCTCAATGatgattttgtttgtataaaGGTGGACAGAGAAGAAAGACCAGATGTTGATAAAGTCTACATGACATTTGTACAG GCCACACATGGAAGTGGAGGATGGCCCATGAGTGTTTGGTTGACACCAGACTTGAAGCCTATTGTTGGAGGAACATACTTCCCTCCTGATGATAGATATTATGGCAGACCAGGGTTTAAGAGTATTCTGAAAAAGATTGCACAGCAG TGGGAGGAGAAGAGAGAGCTGATAGACCATCAAGGAACAGCTATATTGGATGCATTAATGAATGGTACATTGTTAGCAGGGTCAGCTGACCTAGGACGTCCTGGCAGAGAAAGTGTCTCTAAATGTTATCAAATGTTACAAAAGTCTTATGATGAAGAATTAGGAGGGTTTGGTAAAGCACCAAAATTTCCCCAGCCag tgAATTTTAATTTCCTGTTCCATTTGTATGCCACAGAACCTAATAGTGAAGTTGGTAAGATGGCATTAGAGATGAGTCTGCAGACACTCAGGTTTATGGCTAGAGGAGGAATTAATGATCATGTTTCTAAA GGCTTTCATAGATACTCTACAGACACAATGTGGCATGTGCCACACTTTGagaaaatgttgtatgatcaaGGACAGTTGTTGGTGGCTTATGCCACAGCCTATCAG ATAACTAAAGATGAAACGTTTGCTGATGTTGCCAGAGATATAGTGGAATATGTGACTAGAGATTTACAAAGTCCT GAAGGTGGGTTTTATAGTGCAGAAGATGCTGATTCCTACCCAGTAGATGACACTTCAGAGAAAAAAGAAGGTGCCTTCTGTGTTTGGACCTATGAGGAGATACAGTCTCTTCTGAAGGAACCAGTAGAAGATAAACCAGACATTAAAATGgctgacatattttgttttcattacgATATTAAAGAGGATGGGAATGTTGATCCAATGCAG GATCCACATGATGAATTGAAGAATGAGAATGTTTTGATTGTTAAAGGTTCTGTAGGACAGACTGCAGAGAAATTTACTATTGGAGTTGATAAGACCAAACAGATATTAGAGCAATGTCGTCAAATTCTATATGAAGTCAGACTGAAGCGACCCAAACCACATCTTGATACTAAGATCTTATCTGCATGGAATG gATTAGTAATATCTGGTTTAGCAAAGGCAGGGTCTGTTTTGCCTAACAAAGATTTCGTGGCCAAAGCAGAAAATGCTGCCTCTTTTATACAGAAATACTTATACAAAGCAGATGATAATGTCTTATTACGTAGCTGTTACACAGAAGGGAAGGATGTTGTCCAAGG ACAGACAGTGATACAAGGTTTTGTAGATGACTACACATTTATGATCCGAGGTCTGTTGGATTTATATGAAGCCAGTTTTAATGACAAGTGGCTATCCTGGGCAGAGTCACTTCAGCAGAAACAAGACGAGTTATTCTGGGATACAGAAGATGGAGGATACTTTAACAGTGTTGGTAATGATTCCTCCCTTGTACTCAGACTTAAAGAAG ATCAAGATGGCGCTGAACCTTGTTCAAACTCAGTAGCTGTGAGTAACTTACTCAGACTTTCAAACTTCATTGATAAACCAGAATACATAGAGAAAGCGAATAAGATATTGACTGTGTTTAATGAACGTTTGATGAAGATTCCTCTTGCTGTACCAGAGATGGTTTCTGGACTTCTGTTTTCTCTGTCAACAACAAAACAG ataatCCTTGTTGGTGACCCTGGTTCTGAAGATCTGACAGCCCTGATGGACTGTGTGAACAGTCATTTTATTCCTAACAAAGTACTGATAAAAAGTGATGGACAAAATGATagttttctaaaatcaaaattaGACATTCTACAAACACTAACTAAAAAAGATGGTAAAGCTACAGCGTATGTATGTGAAAATTATACTTGTTCCCTACCAGTGACATCAACAGAGCAATTGTTAAAACTAATCAGCTGA